Proteins from a genomic interval of Xiphophorus maculatus strain JP 163 A chromosome 7, X_maculatus-5.0-male, whole genome shotgun sequence:
- the LOC102230455 gene encoding dnaJ homolog subfamily B member 6-like isoform X1, with protein sequence MVNYYSVLGVSRNASQDDIKKAYRKLALKWHPDKNPDNKEEAERKFKELAEAYEVLSDKSRRAAFDRYGNDNVRHSGSTTTDFSDLPEFTFTFRNPDEVFREFFGGQDPFASFFDDFASFGVPHSRLGPSRFFSFPSSGVEFSSFSSSFGGIGGMESMGGSNFRSVSTSTRIVNGKTTTTKKIKENGKERIEIEEDGVLKSVLINGVEDEMALAVELSRREGEKSSKKSSIMNGSARHYDRSATPHRSFSAASSYNHVATGDSEDEEDDEDLQMALACSLSEMEAKQKANSTNFISGAGGRGRTKCGKIGGCTGEGLVNGQKVNLSSGCKIAAGEQDDGGQFKPGTRSGNIIEKKQKETKEPATAATALPSEEKVKPAAKTSEGYVKKKMCGCVMS encoded by the exons ATGGTGAACTATTATAGTGTGCTGGGAGTGTCCAGGAATGCCTCACAGGATGACATCAAGAAGGC GTACAGGAAATTGGCCCTAAAATGGCATCCGGATAAAAATCCAGACAACAAGGAAGAGGCAGAGAGAAAATTCAAAGAACTTGCTGAGGCCTATGAAGTTCTTTCTGACA aaagcaGACGAGCTGCATTTGACAGATATGGAAATGACAATGTGAGACACTCAG GTTCTACCACTACAGACTTCTCAGACCTCCCAGAATTCACCTTCACATTTCGCAATCCAGATGAGGTGTTCAGAGAGTTTTTTGGTGGACAGGATCCTTTTGCTAGCTTTTTTG ATGACTTTGCATCGTTTGGAGTCCCACATTCTCGGCTTGGTCCCAGtcgatttttctcttttccctcaTCTGGAG TTGAATTTagctccttttcctcctctttcgGTGGTATCGGTGGGATGGAGAGCATGGGAGGATCTAACTTCAGATCTGTTTCTACCTCCACTCGCATTGTAAATGGAAAAACCACCACCACCAAGAA gaTAAAGGAAAATGGGAAGGAGAGGATAGAGATTGAAGAGGATGGGGTATTAAAGAGTGTTCTTATCAATG GTGTGGAAGATGAAATGGCTCTCGCAGTGGAGCTCAGCagaagagaaggagagaagTCCTCTAAGAAATCCTCCATCATGAACGGATCAGCCCGCCACTACGACCGCTCTGCAACTCCACATCGCTCATTTAGTGCAGCTTCCAGCTACAACCATGTGGCTACAGGGGACAgtgaagatgaagaagatgatgaagacCTTCAGATGGCTTTGGCATGCAGCCTGTCAGAAATGGAGGCGAAGCAGAAAGCCAATTCTACCAACTTCATATCAGGTGCTGGGGGTAGGGGCAGAACCAAATGCGGTAAAATTGGGGGCTGCACGGGAGAAGGGCTTGTAAATggacaaaaagttaatttgtccAGTGGTTGCAAAATAGCTGCAGGAGAGCAAGATGATGGAGGTCAATTTAAACCTGGCACAAGATCTggaaatattattgaaaagaagcaaaaagaaaccaaaGAGCCAGCCACTGCTGCTACGGCACTTCCGAGTGAAGAAAAGGTCAAACCTGCAGCAAAAACATCTGAAGGctatgtgaaaaagaaaatgtgtgggtgtgttaTGTCCTAG
- the LOC102223804 gene encoding tubulin alpha-1C chain-like, with product MRECISIHVGQAGAQIGNACWELYCLEHGIQPDGQIPNDRTTGGDDSFNTFFSETGAGKHVPRAIFVDLEPTVIDEVRTGTYRQLFHPEQMITGKEDAANNYARGHYTIGKEIIDIVLDRTRKLADQCTGLQGFLIFHSFGGGTGSGFTSLLMERLSVDYGKKSKLEFAIYPAPQVSTAVVEPYNSILTTHTTLEHSDCAFMVDNEAIYDICRRNLDIERPTYSNLNRLISQIVSSITASLRFDGALNVDLTEFQTNLVPYPRIHFPLATYAPVISSEKAYHEQLSVADITNTCFEPANQMVKCDPRRGKYMACCLLYRGDVVPKDVNSAIAAIKTKRTIQFVDWCPTGFKVGINYQPPTVVPGGDLAKVQRAVCMLSNTTAIAEAWARLDHKFDLMYAKRAFVHWYVGEGMEEGEFSEAREDLAALEKDYEEVGADNVDGDNDEEEY from the exons TGCATCTCCATTCATGTGGGCCAGGCTGGGGCTCAGATTGGTAATGCATGCTGGGAGCTGTACTGTCTGGAACATGGGATCCAGCCAGATGGACAAATACCAAATGACAGGACCACTGGAGGGGATGATTCCTTCAATACCTTCTTTAGTGAGACAGGGGCAGGAAAACACGTTCCCAGGGCCATCTTTGTCGACCTTGAGCCCACTGTCATTG ATGAAGTGCGCACAGGAACTTACCGTCAGCTGTTCCACCCTGAGCAGATGATTACAGGAAAGGAAGATGCTGCCAACAACTACGCCCGTGGTCACTACACCATTGGCAAAGAGATCATAGATATTGTTTTGGACAGAACACGTAAACTG GCTGATCAGTGCACTGGTCTGCAAGGTTTCCTCATCTTCCACTCCTTTGGTGGTGGTACCGGCTCTGGTTTTACCTCCCTGCTAATGGAGAGGCTGTCTGTTGATTATGGGAAAAAGTCAAAGCTTGAGTTTGCCATCTATCCGGCACCCCAGGTTTCTACAGCAGTAGTGGAGCCTTACAACTCCATTCTAACCACCCACACCACCCTGGAGCACTCCGACTGTGCTTTCATGGTGGACAATGAGGCCATCTATGATATCTGCCGCAGAAATCTTGACATTGAGAGACCAACCTATAGCAACCTGAACAGGCTCATTAGTCAGATTGTGTCTTCAATCACAGCATCTCTCCGCTTTGATGGAGCGCTGAATGTTGACCTGACAGAGTTCCAGACCAACTTGGTGCCTTATCCTCGTATCCATTTCCCTCTGGCCACCTACGCCCCAGTGATCTCTTCTGAGAAAGCCTACCATGAGCAACTATCTGTGGCTGACATCACTAACACCTGCTTTGAGCCAGCTAATCAGATGGTGAAATGTGACCCACGTCGTGGTAAATACATGGCATGCTGTCTGCTGTATCGTGGCGATGTTGTTCCCAAAGATGTCAACTCGGCCATTGCTGCCATCAAGACCAAACGTACCATCCAGTTTGTGGACTGGTGTCCCACAGGTTTCAAGGTGGGGATCAACTACCAGCCTCCAACTGTAGTTCCTGGAGGAGACCTTGCTAAGGTGCAAAGAGCTGTGTGCATGCTGAGCAACACCACTGCCATCGCTGAGGCCTGGGCCAGGCTTGACCACAAGTTTGATCTCATGTATGCCAAGAGAGCCTTTGTCCACTGGTATGTTGGAGAGGGAATGGAGGAGGGAGAGTTCTCAGAGGCCAGAGAAGATTTGGCTGCTTTGGAGAAGGATTACGAAGAGGTGGGTGCTGACAACGTAGATGGCGATAATGATGAAGAGGAATACTAA
- the LOC102223550 gene encoding tubulin alpha chain: MRECISMHVGQAGAQMGNACWELYCLEHGIQPDGQMPSDKTIGGGDDSFNTFFSETGAGKHVPRAIFVDLEPTVIDEVRTGTYRQLFHPEQLITGKEDAANNYARGHYTIGKEIIDLVLDRTRKLADQCTGLQGFLIFHSFGGGTGSGFTSLLMERLSVDYGKKSKLEFAVYPAPQVSTAVVEPYNSILTTHTTLEHSDCAFMVDNEAIYDICRRNLDIERPTYTNLNRLIGQIVSSITASLRFDGALNVDLTEFQTNLVPYPRIHFPLATYAPVISAEKAYHEQLSVADITNACFEPANQMVKCDPRHGKYMACCLLYRGDVVPKDVNSAIAAIKTKRTIQFVDWCPTGFKVGINYQPPTVVPGGDLAKVQRAVCMLSNTTAIAEAWARLDHKFDLMYAKRAFVHWYVGEGMEEGEFSEAREDMAALEKDYEEVGTDSMGDEDEEGEEY; the protein is encoded by the exons ATG CGTGAGTGTATTTCTATGCATGTTGGCCAAGCTGGAGCCCAAATGGGCAATGCATGTTGGGAGCTGTACTGCCTTGAACATGGAATCCAGCCAGATGGTCAGATGCCTTCTGACAAGACTATTGGAGGAGGGGATGACTCCTTCAATACCTTCTTCAGTGAAACAGGGGCAGGAAAGCATGTACCCAGAGCCATCTTTGTCGATCTGGAACCTACTGTCATTG ATGAGGTGCGTACAGGAACCTACCGTCAGCTGTTCCACCCTGAGCAGCTTATTACAGGAAAGGAAGATGCTGCCAACAACTACGCTCGTGGTCACTACACCATTGGCAAGGAGATTATAGATCTTGTTCTAGATAGGACACGTAAACTG gctgaTCAGTGCACTGGTCTGCAAGGTTTCCTCATCTTCCACTCCTTTGGTGGAggaactggttctggttttacCTCCCTGCTGATGGAAAGACTCTCTGTCGACTATGGGAAAAAGTCCAAACTTGAATTTGCTGTCTACCCAGCCCCCCAGGTTTCTACAGCAGTAGTGGAGCCTTACAACTCCATTCTAACCACCCACACCACCCTGGAGCACTCCGACTGTGCTTTCATGGTGGACAATGAGGCCATCTATGATATCTGCCGCAGAAATCTTGACATTGAGAGACCGACCTACACCAACCTGAACAGGCTTATTGGTCAGATTGTGTCTTCAATTACAGCATCTCTCCGCTTTGATGGAGCGCTGAATGTTGACCTGACAGAGTTCCAGACCAATTTGGTGCCATATCCTCGTATCCACTTCCCTCTGGCCACTTATGCTCCAGTGATCTCTGCTGAAAAAGCCTACCATGAACAACTATCTGTGGCTGACATCACCAATGCATGCTTTGAACCAGCTAATCAGATGGTGAAATGTGACCCACGTCATGGCAAATACATGGCATGCTGTCTGCTGTACCGCGGAGATGTTGTACCCAAAGATGTCAACTCAGCCATTGCTGCCATCAAGACCAAACGTACCATCCAGTTTGTGGACTGGTGTCCCACAGGTTTCAAGGTGGGGATCAACTACCAGCCTCCAACTGTAGTTCCTGGAGGAGACCTTGCTAAGGTGCAAAGAGCTGTGTGCATGCTAAGCAACACCACTGCCATTGCTGAGGCCTGGGCCAGGCTTGACCACAAGTTTGATCTCATGTATGCCAAGAGAGCCTTTGTCCACTGGTATGTTGGAGAGGGAATGGAGGAGGGAGAGTTCTCAGAGGCCAGAGAAGATATGGCTGCTTTGGAGAAAGATTATGAAGAGGTGGGCACTGACAGCATgggagatgaagatgaagagggAGAGGAGTATTAA
- the LOC102230455 gene encoding dnaJ homolog subfamily B member 6-like isoform X2 translates to MVNYYSVLGVSRNASQDDIKKAYRKLALKWHPDKNPDNKEEAERKFKELAEAYEVLSDKSRRAAFDRYGNDNVRHSGSTTTDFSDLPEFTFTFRNPDEVFREFFGGQDPFASFFDDFASFGVPHSRLGPSRFFSFPSSGVEFSSFSSSFGGIGGMESMGGSNFRSVSTSTRIVNGKTTTTKKIKENGKERIEIEEDGVLKSVLINGVEDEMALAVELSRREGEKSSKKSSIMNGSARHYDRSATPHRSFSAASSYNHVATGDSEDEEDDEDLQMALACSLSEMEAKQKANSTNFISDSDFKAFTS, encoded by the exons ATGGTGAACTATTATAGTGTGCTGGGAGTGTCCAGGAATGCCTCACAGGATGACATCAAGAAGGC GTACAGGAAATTGGCCCTAAAATGGCATCCGGATAAAAATCCAGACAACAAGGAAGAGGCAGAGAGAAAATTCAAAGAACTTGCTGAGGCCTATGAAGTTCTTTCTGACA aaagcaGACGAGCTGCATTTGACAGATATGGAAATGACAATGTGAGACACTCAG GTTCTACCACTACAGACTTCTCAGACCTCCCAGAATTCACCTTCACATTTCGCAATCCAGATGAGGTGTTCAGAGAGTTTTTTGGTGGACAGGATCCTTTTGCTAGCTTTTTTG ATGACTTTGCATCGTTTGGAGTCCCACATTCTCGGCTTGGTCCCAGtcgatttttctcttttccctcaTCTGGAG TTGAATTTagctccttttcctcctctttcgGTGGTATCGGTGGGATGGAGAGCATGGGAGGATCTAACTTCAGATCTGTTTCTACCTCCACTCGCATTGTAAATGGAAAAACCACCACCACCAAGAA gaTAAAGGAAAATGGGAAGGAGAGGATAGAGATTGAAGAGGATGGGGTATTAAAGAGTGTTCTTATCAATG GTGTGGAAGATGAAATGGCTCTCGCAGTGGAGCTCAGCagaagagaaggagagaagTCCTCTAAGAAATCCTCCATCATGAACGGATCAGCCCGCCACTACGACCGCTCTGCAACTCCACATCGCTCATTTAGTGCAGCTTCCAGCTACAACCATGTGGCTACAGGGGACAgtgaagatgaagaagatgatgaagacCTTCAGATGGCTTTGGCATGCAGCCTGTCAGAAATGGAGGCGAAGCAGAAAGCCAATTCTACCAACTTCATATCAG